The Acidobacteriota bacterium genome includes a region encoding these proteins:
- a CDS encoding N-acetylmuramoyl-L-alanine amidase — protein MRCRGAIVCAAALALLLPAATLAVTKRVAVPEIGSPTPVAVMTGSGTIHIEAKPRANEGLLAFAERLCGDSRHSSAVSRANGGLRRLKRGVRYKVPFDLLPRSSQEAAIRALLPRDQATADGWQHRVASSARGRKAESLWIIAEWFTGDGENHRALRQANRLTSNVIRPGQTILVPRRLLVEPFAGMLPAPPLRTAAVRSTTEPTAFVRYGSDEKGEYASYRLKAGEALYSSVVMRFTGRLFASDVNELVEEIKERNRIGNVRDLPVGYEVKIPLDLLSARYLPADDPRRVEWEAQRAAGGGIENEVLALDLDGVTVVLDAGHGGRDTGAPVGGIWESNYVYDIMLRTKKVLESRTAATVVPTTREGSTFRIDDRDVLPKSRGHTVLTSPPYRIEDAAVATNFRWYLANWIYQQRRKAGADAGQVIFISIHADSLHPSLRGAMVYIPGLVGITNNYGKTGAPYSSRREVRADPRVSFTRSERTTSKGLSRDLAEHMLASFRKFDLAVHHNAPIRDRIVRRRRAYVPAQIRWNRVPAKILLEVGNLANEQDRRLMKTRAYRQRVAEAIVDGILSYYGVPQGGAHRAVTAGGS, from the coding sequence ATGAGGTGCAGGGGCGCCATCGTCTGCGCCGCGGCGCTGGCCCTTCTCCTGCCGGCGGCCACGCTGGCGGTGACGAAGCGGGTCGCCGTGCCGGAGATCGGATCGCCGACACCGGTCGCCGTGATGACCGGGAGCGGCACGATCCACATCGAGGCAAAGCCGCGCGCAAACGAAGGCCTGCTAGCTTTCGCCGAGCGCCTCTGCGGGGACTCGAGACACTCGTCCGCGGTCAGCCGGGCGAACGGCGGCCTACGGCGCCTGAAGCGCGGGGTTCGCTACAAGGTTCCCTTCGATCTGCTCCCCAGGAGCAGCCAGGAGGCCGCGATTCGCGCCCTGCTGCCGAGGGACCAGGCGACCGCCGACGGCTGGCAGCATCGCGTCGCGTCTTCCGCGCGCGGCCGCAAGGCGGAAAGCCTGTGGATCATCGCCGAGTGGTTCACCGGCGACGGCGAGAACCACCGCGCCCTGAGGCAGGCGAACCGCCTGACCAGCAACGTCATCCGGCCGGGACAGACGATCCTCGTCCCGCGCCGCCTTCTCGTCGAACCCTTCGCGGGCATGCTGCCCGCTCCGCCACTCCGGACGGCGGCCGTCCGATCCACCACTGAACCGACGGCCTTCGTCCGCTACGGATCGGACGAGAAGGGGGAGTACGCGAGCTACCGCCTGAAGGCGGGTGAGGCGCTCTACTCGAGCGTCGTGATGCGGTTCACGGGCCGTCTGTTCGCCTCCGATGTGAACGAACTGGTCGAGGAGATCAAGGAACGCAACCGCATCGGCAATGTCCGGGACCTGCCCGTCGGCTACGAAGTCAAGATCCCGCTCGACCTGCTCTCCGCACGCTACCTGCCGGCGGACGATCCGCGCCGCGTGGAGTGGGAGGCGCAGCGCGCCGCCGGCGGGGGCATCGAGAACGAAGTGCTGGCGCTGGACCTCGACGGCGTGACCGTCGTACTCGACGCGGGCCACGGAGGCCGCGACACCGGCGCGCCGGTCGGTGGCATCTGGGAGAGCAACTACGTCTACGACATCATGCTGCGCACCAAGAAGGTGCTGGAGAGCCGCACCGCCGCAACCGTCGTACCGACGACCCGCGAGGGCTCGACGTTCCGGATCGACGACAGGGACGTGCTGCCGAAGTCGCGGGGGCACACGGTGCTCACGAGTCCTCCATACCGGATCGAGGACGCCGCCGTGGCGACGAACTTCCGCTGGTATCTCGCGAACTGGATCTACCAGCAACGGCGGAAGGCGGGCGCCGACGCCGGCCAGGTGATCTTCATCTCGATCCACGCCGACTCGCTGCACCCCTCGCTGCGCGGAGCGATGGTCTACATCCCGGGCCTCGTCGGCATCACGAACAACTACGGCAAGACCGGTGCGCCGTACTCCTCGCGCCGTGAAGTCAGAGCGGATCCCCGGGTGTCCTTCACGCGCAGCGAACGGACCACCAGCAAGGGGCTGTCCCGCGATCTGGCGGAGCACATGCTGGCCAGCTTCCGGAAGTTCGACCTGGCGGTTCACCACAACGCGCCCATCCGCGATCGGATCGTCCGCCGCCGGAGGGCCTACGTACCCGCACAGATCCGATGGAACCGCGTGCCGGCCAAGATCCTGCTCGAGGTCGGCAACCTCGCCAACGAGCAGGACCGCCGCTTGATGAAGACGCGCGCCTACCGGCAGCGGGTCGCCGAGGCCATCGTTGACGGGATCCTGTCGTACTACGGCGTTCCCCAGGGCGGCGCGCACCGCGCCGTCACCGCCGGAGGCAGTTGA
- the gatA gene encoding Asp-tRNA(Asn)/Glu-tRNA(Gln) amidotransferase subunit GatA, whose protein sequence is MTVEALAAAVRSGERTAVDTVAQAFTRIEEVDASVGAFLELWRDEGIERASEIDRRRDSGETLGPLAGVPTALKDNLSLAGHELNCGSKILSGYRAPYTAGAVERLLAADAVPVGRVNMDEFAMGSSCENSALAVTRNPWNLEMAPGGSSGGSAAAVAATEVPLALGSDTGGSIRQPAAFCGVVGVKPTYGRVSRYGLVAFASSLDQIGPLTRTVRDAALALGSIAGSDPRDTTCSDLPVENYLESIEDGIEGLKVGTIREVRTSALDEDAAEGYRWALHALEAAGAELVEVSVPLVEAAVATYYVLANSEASANLARFDGSRYGHRAADARSLQRMYTDSRSEGFGSEVKRRIILGTFALSSGYYDAYYGRAAHIAEAMRRQFASAFEAVDLLVTPTCPSGAFARGERVDDPLSMYLSDVFTTPPSLVGIPGVSVPCGLDSRGLPLGLQILAPPFADAIALRAARAVELAIGFECSPEATP, encoded by the coding sequence GTGACTGTCGAAGCACTGGCGGCCGCCGTTCGTTCGGGCGAACGAACGGCAGTCGACACCGTGGCGCAGGCGTTCACCCGCATCGAGGAAGTCGACGCTTCGGTCGGAGCCTTCCTCGAACTCTGGCGGGACGAAGGGATCGAGCGCGCATCCGAGATCGATCGGCGCAGGGATTCCGGCGAAACCCTGGGGCCCTTGGCCGGCGTACCCACGGCGCTCAAGGACAACCTGTCCCTGGCAGGACACGAACTCAACTGCGGCTCGAAGATCCTGTCCGGCTACCGCGCCCCCTATACGGCCGGGGCAGTCGAACGACTGCTGGCAGCAGACGCGGTACCGGTCGGCCGCGTGAATATGGACGAGTTCGCGATGGGTTCCTCGTGCGAGAACTCGGCGCTGGCCGTCACCCGCAATCCGTGGAATCTCGAGATGGCGCCCGGGGGTTCGAGCGGCGGCTCGGCCGCGGCGGTCGCGGCCACCGAGGTGCCGTTGGCTCTGGGCTCCGATACCGGTGGCTCCATCCGGCAGCCGGCCGCCTTCTGCGGCGTCGTCGGCGTCAAGCCGACCTACGGCCGCGTTTCCCGCTACGGCCTCGTCGCCTTCGCCTCGTCGCTCGACCAGATCGGACCGCTCACCCGAACCGTCCGCGACGCCGCACTGGCGCTCGGCTCGATCGCCGGATCCGATCCCCGTGATACGACCTGCAGCGACCTGCCGGTCGAGAACTACCTCGAATCGATCGAAGACGGCATCGAAGGCCTGAAGGTCGGCACGATTCGCGAAGTCAGAACCTCAGCGCTCGACGAGGACGCGGCAGAAGGCTATCGGTGGGCCCTCCATGCCCTCGAGGCGGCGGGCGCCGAACTGGTCGAGGTGAGCGTTCCCCTGGTCGAGGCCGCGGTCGCCACCTACTACGTGCTCGCCAACAGCGAGGCGAGCGCGAATCTAGCCCGCTTCGACGGCAGCCGCTACGGACATCGCGCCGCCGACGCCCGCTCGCTCCAGAGGATGTACACGGACAGCCGAAGCGAGGGCTTCGGCAGCGAGGTCAAGCGCCGGATCATCCTCGGCACCTTCGCGCTGTCCTCCGGCTACTACGACGCCTACTACGGCCGTGCCGCGCACATTGCCGAAGCCATGCGGCGCCAGTTCGCCAGCGCCTTCGAGGCCGTCGATCTCCTGGTGACTCCAACGTGTCCTTCCGGCGCCTTCGCCCGCGGTGAACGGGTCGACGATCCGCTCTCCATGTACCTGTCGGACGTGTTCACGACACCACCCAGCCTGGTCGGAATCCCCGGAGTGTCCGTGCCGTGCGGTCTGGACAGCCGCGGGCTTCCCCTCGGTCTCCAGATCCTGGCCCCGCCGTTCGCCGACGCCATCGCCCTGCGGGCGGCAAGGGCGGTTGAGCTCGCGATCGGCTTCGAGTGCAGCCCGGAGGCGACTCCATGA
- the gatC gene encoding Asp-tRNA(Asn)/Glu-tRNA(Gln) amidotransferase subunit GatC — protein sequence MSLDVEEVRRIAELARLRLSAGEEATFASQLSEIVDYIDQLRAFDAGVALSGGAEPEREAAANDVPAGSRPLLDDFLDNAPASLDRFLLVPQVKATPGGAE from the coding sequence GTGTCTCTGGATGTCGAGGAGGTTCGGCGGATTGCCGAACTGGCGAGACTGCGGCTCTCCGCCGGTGAGGAAGCGACGTTCGCGTCCCAGCTTTCGGAGATCGTCGACTACATCGACCAGCTCCGCGCATTCGACGCAGGAGTCGCGCTATCGGGTGGAGCCGAACCGGAACGGGAGGCGGCGGCCAACGATGTGCCGGCTGGAAGCCGTCCGCTCCTCGACGATTTCCTGGACAACGCACCGGCATCTCTCGACCGCTTCCTTCTCGTGCCCCAGGTCAAGGCGACGCCCGGCGGCGCGGAGTGA
- a CDS encoding GreA/GreB family elongation factor, translating to MRIPPRIQNSLASGDIDAVEAEWLAAVEGEIAVDTFLAITRGLVRLGEAERVGTLLELLDDELQERRLWAERLDLIRGAGSRYLRSGQIYETVLDTLHDLYRDRESDLGELLRELGLDRGRQETVKLWDKVDRLRNLMAFQCGDIVEMAGRGVGRIAQVNMPLQTFKVDLEQVKGVAVGFRAAGKMLSLLPPEHVLRRKLEEREQLAKMKPAELLELTLKSYDRPLTGAEVRAVVVGIIPERRWSSWWTSARKQAQVLSSGGSRQTYRWVAASDAESSLWQEFDQAPDRAKIALLRRAVNQSQDLRDRMAAALDELSQRLASRQPALAFEIRCALERFGAEPSWPAGELLADLEDPLVFFSSIEQRGPREQAYLLLPASRSDWREVLEKRFLLETDTKAIGTIADIVDEELLRRCAARAGVQPHRTPAAFTWLAEQAAAEPALRAGRQNRLLNLLIQALRQDAFAPFRPRLKALFDSGGTVPKLLPELTLEEARQAEVSIRHAALEDYRREPLLAALHLKFPDLLSDQDAADDDLYALPASIAAKRDRLRELVEEELPANRRAIEEARALGDLRENFEYKSARQRHEYLTSLATELQQDLQRSTPIDLASAACDKLRIGNRAIFQSKSGEQRSLAILGPWESAPERGIISYESDLAVRLLGSEPGAEVEMDGETFTLQAIENLEAGSLAHP from the coding sequence ATGAGGATCCCGCCACGCATACAAAACAGCCTCGCCAGCGGTGACATCGACGCAGTTGAGGCAGAGTGGCTGGCCGCGGTCGAGGGAGAGATCGCGGTCGATACATTCCTGGCCATCACCAGAGGGCTGGTTCGACTGGGTGAGGCAGAGCGTGTAGGCACCCTGCTCGAACTGCTCGACGACGAACTGCAGGAGCGCCGCCTGTGGGCGGAACGCCTCGATCTCATCCGCGGCGCCGGCAGCAGATACCTGCGAAGCGGCCAGATCTACGAGACCGTTCTCGACACCCTGCACGACCTCTACCGCGACCGCGAGTCGGACCTGGGCGAGCTACTGCGCGAACTGGGCCTGGACAGGGGACGGCAGGAGACGGTCAAGCTCTGGGACAAGGTCGACCGGCTCCGCAATCTGATGGCATTCCAGTGCGGCGACATCGTCGAGATGGCCGGTCGCGGAGTCGGCCGCATCGCCCAGGTCAACATGCCGCTCCAGACGTTCAAGGTCGACCTCGAGCAGGTGAAGGGAGTAGCGGTCGGTTTCCGAGCCGCCGGCAAGATGCTCTCCCTGCTGCCCCCGGAGCATGTACTGCGCCGGAAGCTGGAAGAACGGGAGCAACTGGCAAAAATGAAGCCGGCGGAGCTGCTCGAGTTGACCCTCAAGAGTTACGACCGCCCGCTGACCGGGGCCGAGGTGCGGGCCGTCGTGGTCGGCATCATCCCCGAACGACGTTGGTCGAGCTGGTGGACCAGCGCCCGGAAGCAGGCGCAGGTTCTATCGTCGGGCGGATCCCGGCAGACCTATCGCTGGGTCGCGGCGTCGGACGCCGAGAGTTCCCTCTGGCAGGAGTTCGACCAGGCTCCGGACCGGGCCAAGATCGCGCTTCTAAGGCGCGCCGTGAACCAGTCCCAGGACCTGCGGGATCGGATGGCGGCCGCCCTGGACGAGTTGAGCCAGCGGCTTGCAAGCCGGCAGCCCGCGCTCGCATTCGAGATTCGCTGCGCGCTGGAGCGCTTCGGCGCCGAACCCTCGTGGCCGGCCGGCGAACTCCTGGCCGACCTCGAGGATCCGCTGGTCTTCTTCTCGTCGATTGAGCAGCGCGGTCCACGGGAGCAGGCATACCTCCTCCTGCCCGCGAGTCGCAGCGACTGGCGCGAGGTGCTCGAGAAGCGCTTTCTCCTGGAGACCGACACGAAGGCGATCGGCACGATCGCCGACATCGTCGACGAGGAGCTGCTTCGCCGCTGCGCCGCTCGCGCGGGGGTGCAACCACATCGCACACCGGCGGCCTTCACCTGGCTCGCGGAGCAGGCCGCAGCCGAGCCGGCACTTCGGGCGGGGCGGCAGAACCGCCTGCTGAATCTCTTGATCCAGGCGCTCCGACAGGACGCCTTCGCCCCCTTCAGGCCCCGCCTGAAGGCCCTCTTCGACTCGGGTGGTACTGTGCCGAAGCTGTTGCCCGAACTGACCCTCGAAGAGGCCCGTCAGGCCGAGGTCTCGATCCGTCACGCCGCGCTCGAGGACTACCGGCGCGAACCTCTGCTGGCGGCCCTCCACTTGAAGTTCCCTGATCTTCTGTCCGACCAGGATGCCGCTGACGACGATCTCTACGCCTTGCCGGCTTCGATTGCAGCGAAGCGGGACAGGCTGCGTGAGCTCGTCGAGGAGGAGTTGCCGGCCAATCGCAGGGCGATCGAGGAAGCGCGTGCCCTTGGCGACCTGCGCGAGAACTTCGAATACAAGTCCGCGCGCCAGCGCCACGAGTATCTGACTTCGCTAGCCACCGAACTGCAGCAGGACCTGCAGCGTTCGACGCCGATCGACCTCGCCAGCGCGGCCTGCGACAAGCTCCGGATCGGCAACCGGGCGATCTTCCAGTCGAAGAGCGGCGAACAACGCAGTCTGGCCATCCTCGGCCCATGGGAAAGCGCACCCGAGCGCGGGATCATCTCGTACGAGTCCGACCTTGCTGTCCGGCTGCTCGGCTCCGAGCCGGGCGCCGAGGTCGAGATGGACGGCGAGACCTTCACCCTGCAGGCGATCGAGAACCTGGAAGCCGGCAGTCTGGCGCACCCGTAG
- a CDS encoding helix-turn-helix domain-containing protein translates to MTEERQVVPSPGEGESFGSWLRSQREVRQVELETITQSSKINIRYLEALERDRFDLLPATIFVRGFLREYARIVGLDPDEVLNFYLAASARDDLEGGIEDLSRRPATWPIGRTVAVGVVVVAILLFLVWRLFASGSPDAAEDMETMAPPIVEEAPPPPPPEPLPEQALRVTLEFRATSWVDVHSDGERTVSELRVQGESLTVAADEEIRLRLRNVGAATIEVNGEPFEHAAGDDEEIVISAPGTAGAA, encoded by the coding sequence ATGACCGAAGAGCGTCAGGTCGTACCGTCTCCGGGCGAGGGGGAGTCGTTCGGCTCCTGGCTACGCAGCCAGCGCGAAGTTCGCCAGGTCGAGCTGGAGACGATCACGCAGTCGAGCAAGATCAACATCCGGTATCTGGAGGCGCTCGAGCGTGATCGGTTCGACCTGCTGCCGGCGACCATCTTCGTGAGGGGTTTCCTCCGCGAGTACGCGCGGATCGTCGGTCTCGATCCGGACGAGGTGCTCAACTTCTATCTCGCCGCTTCGGCCCGAGACGACCTCGAGGGTGGAATCGAAGACCTGTCGAGGCGTCCCGCGACATGGCCGATCGGACGGACGGTTGCGGTTGGAGTGGTCGTCGTGGCGATCCTCCTGTTCCTCGTGTGGCGCCTCTTCGCCAGTGGGAGTCCCGACGCGGCCGAGGACATGGAGACGATGGCACCGCCGATTGTCGAGGAAGCGCCGCCGCCGCCGCCGCCGGAACCGCTGCCCGAGCAGGCGCTGCGGGTCACGCTGGAGTTCCGGGCGACGAGCTGGGTTGACGTCCACAGCGACGGCGAGCGTACGGTCAGCGAACTGAGGGTTCAGGGCGAGTCCCTCACTGTTGCCGCGGACGAGGAGATCCGGCTCAGGCTCCGGAACGTCGGCGCGGCGACGATCGAAGTGAATGGCGAACCGTTCGAGCACGCGGCGGGCGACGACGAGGAGATCGTGATTTCGGCTCCCGGCACCGCCGGCGCGGCCTGA
- a CDS encoding nodulation protein NfeD — MRSSPKLTRPGSVPRPVLALLLALAPLVLLANEPESEAAPEVIVASVDSVIQVVVAEFIEEVMAEADRVRAEALIVELSTPGGEMQAMRKVFTTFLEAATPVVVYVSPSGSQAASAGFFILLGADLAAMAPGTNTGAAHPVAGGGEDIPGAMGEKVTQDAAATIRSLAARRGRDEKLAESAVLESKSFTAQEALELGLVDLVAPSLQSLLVDLDGRVVEKGGRELTLSTREATVRRMEMSAFQRVRSIIAHPNVALLLMSLGSIGLIFEITHPGSIFPGVVGALCLILGLWAMSVLPVNYAGLALLFLAVVLWVLEVKIPSFGMLTLGGAISFCLGAMMLLKDADPALRASLNLIIAVGITIALVALALARLALKAQRGRVATGHEGLLNELALVSAAIEAGSPGKVRLHGEIWNAESDVEVGVGDRVRVLRVDGMTLRVEPAGDG; from the coding sequence ATGCGCAGCTCGCCGAAGCTGACACGACCGGGAAGTGTCCCGCGGCCGGTGCTGGCCCTTCTTCTGGCCCTGGCGCCGTTGGTCCTGCTCGCGAACGAACCCGAATCGGAGGCCGCCCCGGAGGTGATCGTCGCCTCGGTGGACTCCGTGATCCAGGTCGTCGTGGCCGAGTTCATCGAAGAGGTGATGGCGGAGGCTGACCGCGTGCGCGCGGAGGCCCTGATCGTCGAGCTGTCGACGCCGGGCGGCGAGATGCAGGCGATGCGAAAGGTCTTCACGACCTTCCTGGAGGCCGCAACACCGGTCGTCGTCTACGTTTCCCCGAGCGGCTCCCAGGCCGCGTCGGCGGGCTTCTTCATCCTGCTGGGCGCCGACCTCGCCGCGATGGCGCCGGGAACGAACACCGGCGCGGCTCACCCGGTCGCCGGTGGCGGCGAGGACATCCCCGGCGCGATGGGCGAGAAGGTGACTCAGGATGCAGCGGCGACGATCCGTTCGCTCGCGGCCCGTCGCGGTCGGGATGAGAAGCTGGCGGAGTCGGCGGTGCTCGAGAGCAAGTCGTTCACGGCTCAGGAGGCGCTCGAGCTGGGTTTGGTCGATCTGGTCGCGCCAAGCCTTCAGTCGCTTCTCGTCGATCTCGACGGCCGCGTCGTCGAGAAGGGAGGGCGGGAACTGACGCTCTCGACCCGCGAGGCGACGGTGCGCCGCATGGAGATGTCAGCCTTTCAGCGGGTGCGGTCGATCATCGCGCACCCGAACGTCGCGCTTCTCCTGATGTCGCTGGGGTCGATCGGGCTGATCTTCGAGATCACGCATCCCGGATCGATCTTTCCGGGGGTCGTCGGGGCCCTCTGCCTGATCCTCGGCTTGTGGGCGATGTCCGTCCTGCCGGTCAACTACGCGGGTCTGGCCCTGCTCTTTCTGGCGGTCGTCCTCTGGGTGCTGGAGGTCAAGATTCCCAGCTTCGGCATGTTGACGCTGGGCGGCGCGATCTCCTTCTGTCTCGGGGCGATGATGCTGCTCAAGGACGCCGACCCCGCGCTTCGTGCGAGCCTGAACCTGATCATCGCGGTCGGCATCACGATCGCGCTCGTAGCGCTCGCTCTCGCCCGCCTGGCGCTCAAGGCGCAGCGTGGCCGCGTGGCGACCGGGCACGAAGGTCTGCTGAACGAACTGGCGCTGGTGAGCGCCGCGATCGAAGCCGGATCGCCCGGGAAGGTCCGGCTGCACGGCGAGATCTGGAACGCCGAATCCGACGTGGAAGTCGGGGTCGGCGACCGCGTGAGGGTCCTGCGGGTCGACGGCATGACCCTGCGCGTGGAACCGGCCGGAGACGGCTGA
- a CDS encoding slipin family protein, with the protein MSSLPFIGFLIVLGLFLLTRWINIMAEYERAVVFRLGRILERPKGPGLVLILWPIDRMVKVSLRTVVLDVPSQDIITRDNVSVKVNAVVYFRVLEPTRAIVEVENFLFATSQLAQTTLRSILGQIDLDQLLSEREQLNDRLQTVIDQQTDPWGIKVSMVEVKHVDLPQEMQRAMAKQAEAEREKRAKVIHASGELQASESLAAAANTISANPVTLQLRYLQTLSDIATERNSTILFPLPLELFRAFAALKPPEE; encoded by the coding sequence ATGAGTTCTCTTCCCTTTATTGGCTTCCTGATCGTCCTGGGTCTGTTCCTGCTCACCCGGTGGATCAACATCATGGCGGAGTACGAGCGCGCCGTCGTGTTTCGGCTGGGTCGCATCCTGGAGCGGCCGAAGGGTCCAGGTCTGGTCCTGATCCTCTGGCCCATCGACCGCATGGTCAAGGTCTCGCTGCGCACCGTGGTGCTCGACGTGCCGTCGCAGGACATCATCACGCGCGACAACGTGTCCGTGAAGGTCAACGCGGTCGTCTACTTCCGGGTGCTCGAGCCGACCAGGGCGATCGTCGAGGTCGAGAACTTCCTGTTCGCCACCAGCCAACTGGCCCAGACCACGCTGCGTTCGATCCTGGGCCAGATCGACCTGGACCAACTGCTGAGCGAGCGCGAGCAGTTGAACGATCGCCTGCAGACGGTGATCGATCAGCAGACCGACCCCTGGGGCATCAAGGTCTCCATGGTGGAGGTGAAACACGTCGATCTGCCGCAGGAAATGCAGCGAGCGATGGCCAAGCAGGCCGAGGCGGAGCGGGAGAAGCGGGCCAAGGTGATCCACGCCAGCGGTGAGCTGCAGGCCTCCGAATCCCTTGCCGCGGCGGCGAACACGATCAGCGCCAACCCGGTCACGCTGCAACTGCGGTACCTGCAGACCCTCTCGGACATCGCGACCGAGCGGAACTCGACCATTCTCTTCCCGCTGCCGCTTGAGCTCTTCAGGGCGTTCGCGGCACTCAAACCGCCCGAAGAGTGA
- a CDS encoding SPOR domain-containing protein yields the protein MKGDAYEPYEVAVSNSQIAAFVALLALALVGAFAAGVWWGRSNDLEPAVTEAAVTPPEVTLPQTVARPPAPVAADVESEEAPAEVVRFFGAGEDGAGPVETARPVSTPGPAASGLVVQVFSSADARQAASVEQKLRADGHRAFLSPQTLDGQVMQRVRVGPFEDQDSAAAAAELLTKQYGLETWITPNN from the coding sequence GTGAAGGGCGACGCCTACGAGCCGTACGAGGTCGCGGTCAGCAACAGTCAGATCGCCGCCTTCGTAGCTCTGCTGGCGCTGGCCCTCGTGGGAGCGTTCGCCGCCGGCGTCTGGTGGGGCCGATCGAACGACCTCGAACCTGCCGTGACCGAGGCGGCCGTCACGCCACCTGAAGTGACGCTTCCGCAGACGGTCGCGAGGCCGCCGGCTCCGGTTGCGGCTGATGTGGAGAGTGAAGAAGCGCCGGCAGAGGTCGTGCGGTTCTTCGGCGCCGGCGAAGACGGTGCCGGCCCGGTCGAGACCGCGCGCCCGGTTTCGACCCCGGGACCGGCCGCCTCGGGCCTGGTCGTCCAGGTCTTCTCCAGCGCGGATGCCCGCCAGGCGGCCTCGGTGGAGCAGAAGCTGCGCGCGGACGGACACCGTGCCTTCCTGTCGCCCCAGACGCTGGACGGCCAGGTGATGCAACGGGTGCGGGTGGGGCCGTTCGAGGACCAGGATTCGGCGGCAGCGGCTGCCGAGCTGCTCACGAAACAGTACGGGCTCGAGACCTGGATCACGCCGAACAACTGA
- the lnt gene encoding apolipoprotein N-acyltransferase — protein MGGVWWAFCFDERPGFLIPLAAAVPLCLIAGAPLGPWRRLWLGWLHGAVAWLIAVPWLSTMLTVYGGLPSWLAACLLSVLALYLGAYHGLFCWLAGPVLGRRDVLSLVVAPSIWVTLELVRGAGLSGFPWNLLAYAWVDVPGALDTTRWIGSLGLSGVVMAFGLGVLRLADPRTRRQAATVLVGAAVVLLVARWTNLDRRAPAGPALDVHVVQPNIGMMTDEELRDGLDSESIRANYSRLFELSHEACVPGALVVWPESAGWPYELERDAGFARDIEALVGRGCSLLFNSARRFRSGEEEGAFNSAYLLTPGDTRALRQIYDKMHLVPFGEYVPFARFLPGVRQLARNTGSFSTGDEVALLDAGDARLGISICFEIVFPTQVAARVRRGASVLVTMANDSWYGATWAPHQHLRPARFRAAENGRPVVRAAITGISALIDRRGAILATVDIDQAAVLRMPVTAVDGFTPFTRAPLLVPLLCLALAAFAILRR, from the coding sequence GTGGGTGGGGTCTGGTGGGCGTTCTGTTTCGACGAGCGTCCCGGGTTTCTGATTCCGCTGGCCGCCGCCGTCCCGCTGTGTCTGATCGCGGGTGCTCCCCTTGGGCCGTGGCGCAGGCTGTGGCTCGGCTGGCTTCACGGAGCGGTCGCGTGGCTGATCGCCGTGCCGTGGCTGTCAACGATGCTGACCGTCTATGGCGGCTTGCCGAGCTGGTTGGCGGCGTGCCTCTTGTCCGTGCTTGCCCTCTACCTGGGGGCCTATCATGGCTTGTTCTGCTGGCTGGCCGGGCCGGTGCTGGGCCGTCGCGACGTTCTGTCCCTCGTGGTGGCGCCGTCGATCTGGGTCACCCTGGAACTGGTTCGGGGCGCGGGTCTTTCGGGATTCCCGTGGAATCTGCTCGCGTACGCGTGGGTCGATGTCCCCGGCGCCCTCGACACGACACGCTGGATCGGCAGCCTGGGCCTGTCGGGGGTGGTCATGGCGTTCGGCCTGGGCGTGTTACGGCTTGCGGACCCCAGGACCCGCCGCCAGGCGGCAACGGTTCTGGTCGGTGCCGCGGTAGTCCTCCTGGTCGCCCGCTGGACGAATCTCGACCGGAGGGCTCCCGCCGGGCCGGCGCTCGATGTCCACGTCGTCCAGCCGAACATCGGCATGATGACGGACGAGGAGCTTCGAGACGGCCTGGACTCCGAGTCGATTCGCGCCAACTACAGTCGGCTCTTCGAGTTGAGCCACGAGGCCTGCGTCCCCGGCGCGCTCGTCGTATGGCCCGAGAGCGCAGGCTGGCCGTACGAGCTGGAACGCGACGCGGGGTTCGCCCGCGACATCGAGGCTCTGGTCGGTCGAGGCTGCTCTCTGCTGTTCAACAGTGCGCGCCGCTTCCGTTCGGGCGAGGAGGAGGGTGCGTTCAACTCGGCCTACCTGCTGACGCCTGGCGATACGCGGGCCCTGCGCCAGATCTACGACAAGATGCACCTGGTTCCGTTCGGCGAGTACGTCCCCTTCGCTCGCTTCCTGCCGGGCGTGCGCCAGTTGGCCCGGAACACGGGGAGCTTCTCGACCGGGGACGAGGTGGCGCTGCTCGATGCCGGCGACGCTCGCCTGGGCATCTCGATCTGCTTCGAGATCGTCTTCCCGACGCAGGTCGCAGCCCGTGTCCGGCGGGGGGCCTCCGTTCTCGTCACGATGGCGAACGACTCCTGGTACGGCGCCACGTGGGCGCCTCATCAGCACTTGCGACCGGCCCGTTTCCGCGCCGCCGAGAATGGACGGCCGGTCGTGCGGGCCGCGATCACCGGCATCTCCGCGCTGATCGACCGCCGGGGCGCGATTCTGGCGACGGTCGACATCGATCAGGCGGCCGTGCTGCGGATGCCGGTCACCGCGGTCGATGGGTTCACGCCGTTCACACGCGCGCCCCTGCTGGTGCCCCTGCTTTGCCTCGCACTGGCTGCCTTTGCCATACTGCGGCGATGA